The sequence below is a genomic window from Gossypium hirsutum isolate 1008001.06 chromosome A11, Gossypium_hirsutum_v2.1, whole genome shotgun sequence.
GGACGAAAATCATCAACATATTCCACCTTGCTGCTTTGCTCTTGGCCTGAACCACTGCTATGAACATTCCCATTGATCTTTGGCATCTTGAAAGAGTTCTGATCTCGTTGCCGCCGTGAGCGATGGTTCTTGCTTGCCTCACCCCTCAAATGCCTTGCTTCTACACTATACACTGATATTTCTTGACATAATATCAAAACAAGGAGGATAACACATGCATTTTTTAGCCTAAAACTTGTCATTTTTACGCAGAGGAAAATAGGAACTAACAAGGAGACCCTAGCCTTAGATGCGTAAGTGTTTATGGGTTTTGGTGATTAAGAACTGTGGTATTTAAAGCCTTGAACTGGCCAACTTGTAGTATATTGGGGATTTCAAGGTACGGGACATAGGCATGTGAGACCCTTCATACCAATTGGAGGATACTACCactgagataaaaaaaaaagaaaaaaagaaaagaaaaaaaaaagaccaagTACATTGATGTTTTATATTAATGTTTAAAACCCGACCTCtcatgaaaagaaaaagttaacaCACATCTTAGCTGCCGCATGTTCTCTATATTCTTCTTGCCTCCATATGCTCCAATGGGGTTAACTATTTGTCCCttggaaaactaaaaaaaatcaaacctagTAGAAGAAGAAATAGTTAGTTTAATTTAGAAAGTGCCGCCCTCAAAATTAACTATATACTGTGATCCATTCTATCAAAAAACTATAATATGAGCCCTAGGACTTTTAGTTATTCTATTGCGCAAAACTTATAGGACAAATTCAAAACTAAGTTGATtcaaattactcaaaaaaattataaaaatcatgaagaatataaatttaaaaataatctaaCCATCATACTTATTCGTTAtagtaaatctaaaataaaattgttCTACTTTGAGTACACTCTAcctgatcataaaataatatattttctaataACTAATAGATGAATTAATCACTTTACAACTAAACCCTAAGACCTCAATGGGTTTGTGTGCCTGAGCAAGTATATGCGCTTATATTACAAACAAATGATCTGTAGAGCTAATTAGCACCTAATAAAACCTAGGACACACCTATAAATATATCATATACACCACAATGTTACAGCTAGCTTTCTATTGATTTTGGTTGTGAAGTGTCAACCATTTGGATTTTCAAATCCTTCACAATCCCTCCTACCTTTCAAATCAAAGTGCTCAAAGGTTACAGTTGCTAGCCacggttttaaaaaaaaaaatgggaGAGATTTGTACTTAAACCCTTATTCCTCTCATGCGCCTGCCCACTACTACATCCACTAGACAACACTGTTTATTTGGCCGGACTTGAGAGAACTTTATATTGTTTAAGGCTTCGAGTACTCATATTTAATCCTTCTGGGTTATCCAGGTTGgctttttaaaaaagttaaggGTCGGTCCCAACGTGATCATTAGCCACTGAAAGCGCAAATTGCCCTTGCAATTAAAGGAAAAACTAGATATTCTAAGTATATAAAAACTCAAAAGGACAGCATCTCCCTAGCTTGTGGAGGGTAGTTGCCAGTTTCCCACTTCGTATATAATATAATATCCttttttataaacaaataaaaaggtAGTAGATTAACTAGTTAGTCACTAGCTTTGTTAATTGTAcctttttaagaaataaataaaatgttcttTTATACTTATTAGTTCATTATTTTATGAAGTCATTCGTTGTTGGGGTTTCTTTTACAAGAATAtagaaacaaaaaaatcaaaacatgagTATGAAGAAGTTAGTTTTCATGATATTTTCTTCTAGGGTGCGTCGGTATAAATATTTAGAAGAGTCGAGTTTTTTTATGGATATTTAGCCATCATGTTTTTCGagtccaaaatttttaataagcACAAATAAAATGTATGTAGTACAAAATATTAAGCTTTGACATTTATAAGTGTTGAGTTACCTGtgaaataaatcaatatatctaCAATTAATGATGTTTGTTGAGGCTTTGATCCCTAATTCATACAATAGAGGCTCAACACTCATCAGAGTCGAGatacatttaatttaaattcatgtATTTGGATTTAATTTTGATAGATTAA
It includes:
- the LOC121209998 gene encoding precursor of CEP8: MTSFRLKNACVILLVLILCQEISVYSVEARHLRGEASKNHRSRRQRDQNSFKMPKINGNVHSSGSGQEQSSKVEYVDDFRPTAPGHSPGAGHSINN